A region from the Metopolophium dirhodum isolate CAU chromosome 9, ASM1992520v1, whole genome shotgun sequence genome encodes:
- the LOC132952952 gene encoding DNA polymerase zeta catalytic subunit has product MENTNIVQNVSLVTIDHYMSNPAGGFDSLYSEFWGTQILKVPVLRVFGCTPNGEKCCLHVHGVFPYIFIPLEESYETKNQEILYNFGNSLDKALSLAIGSTNSKSKHIHNIITVCGKSFYGYHTENTKFLKILFYNPYSAKIAVDLLQKGAVCNTIFQPHEAHIPYHLQFMIDYNLHGMNYIKLSAVKYRNYVEQGLSKTSRCTNEMDVQAIDILNPILINGELENSGLVNIREQINKLSTDLNITRKGLEVFSGERKLTVPSNTEIEFGIELKKKIKEIKKKNVIKKTLTELEISVNEELVINLSQVFQSQTSWDSQSIDLMNLLMKETIASKNEDSILCHNISNEDGNDSENEEFSVSMMQLNENLSQNAENTNISNQTQINDLLIKSNFNVDNFSLHSSDNDQTFMVKNNNEETNSSQTSDMFRSSNSSIEIYDNNTFNYVSFTDVDDNTSISRTLWTLSFKPPSYNDSLNFIDTFKNTRYNKQFQFQNNNVIENIRKDLLSLSFPIINDIRFFASESSIILEPLKQPPSYLLALKWLDTRYSKYKRKKKNTDSNICKGLITPDSLSKSILLKKINRVTPNSSQNKFYTSSPYTPMQVVNKCLKSKRKLSTLFLDSLNADASNDSRTEFFNSIRTTNSSDSNILDGIHIGQSSHNFCIDTDITKNSDNLTIITMELHTQTRINMNPDPEYDCIQGIFYTIFNMSENSSRTGSILVNQINNNYNGFSNFKPKIIVCNDEIELVNTFFQLVNNWDPEVICGYEIEMHSWGYLRERCRHLGRNMNKELSRLTTENEQSSEYNEEITNSELKIKGRIVLDVWRLLRHELAVQSYTFENMVYLILHQRVPNYSYHTLSFWWDHNTLLYRWLTMDYYLFKVESTINILQQLDIIGRTSELAKLFGIQFYEVLSRGSQFRVESMMLRLAKNKNYVAVSPSIKQRAEMNAAQSVPLIMEPESKFYTDPVIVLDFQSLYPSIIIAYNYCFSTCLGNIDLLGKTEVFKFGCTKLNVPFQTLLKLTDDITISPSGVAFVKKNICKGILPSMLQEILDTRIMVKNLMKVQKNNKHLYKILNAQQLGLKLIANVTYGYTSANFSGRMPCIEVGDSVVSKGRETLERAIALIQSTKKWNAKVIYGDTDSIFVLLQGRSKEEAFKIGNEMADIVTKDNPIPIKLKFEKVYLPCILQTKKRYCGYMYENIEQKKPKYEAKGIETVRRDGCPAVSKILEKSLCILFETKDIAAVKCYIDKQFKKIFKGNVNIQDFLFAKEYRGRNNYRPGACVPALELAKQWTTVDRRAEPRVKERVPYLIVAGPKGLPLIKLVRSPKHFISDKSARINAEYYITRAIIPPLQRCFSLLNVDINKWYSELPRKYNFHFPDITTTTNRKQTLSQYFFSQNCILCSKLSQHGFCEQCQQNPQYLIVQLNHLLSKWTKKQDDLEMICRSCCGRNFELKCNSLNCQIYYSAQQAAKDMQQYSYINNIRQNLSL; this is encoded by the exons ATGGAGAACACTAATATTGTTCAAAACGTGAGTTTAGTCACAATAGACCATTACATGAGTAATCCTGCTGGCGGTTTCGATTCTCTGTACTCTGAGTTTTGGGGAACACAGATACTTAAAGTTCCCGTTCTTAGGGTGTTCGGATGTACGCCTAACG GTGAAAAGTGCTGTCTACACGTGCATGGTGTCTTTCCTTATATATTTATTCCATTAGAAGAATCGTATGAAACTAAGAATCAAGAGATCTTATACAATTTTGGAAATAGTCTAGATAAAGCGTTGAGCCTGGCTATTGGATCCACAAATTCAAAATCTaaacatattcataatattattacagtatgtGGAAA atCATTTTATGGCTATCATACTGAGAacacaaaatttttaaaaattctcttCTACAACCCATATTCAGCAAAAATTGCTGTTGATTTAttacaa aaaggAGCAgtttgtaatacaatatttcagCCTCACGAAGCACATATACCGTATCATTTACAGTTTATGATAGATTATAATCTTCATGGAATGAATTACATAAAACTGTCTGCTGTCAAGTATAGGAATTATGTAGAACAAGG GCTTTCCAAAACTAGTCGATGTACTAATGAAATGGATGTGCAAGCTATCGACATCTTAAACCCTATATTGATTaatg gagAATTAGAAAATTCTGGTTTAGTCAATATTCgggaacaaataaataaactatctaCAGACTTGAACATAACAAGAAAAGGACTTGAAGTATTCAGTGGAGAAAGGAAATTAACTGTTCCATCAAATACAGAAATTGAATTtggaattgaattaaaaaagaaaataaaagaaataaaa aaaaaaaatgtaataaaaaagaCATTGACAGAGCTAGAAATATCTGTGAATGAAGAGctagtaattaatttatcacaAGTTTTCCAGTCTCAAACCTctt ggGATAGTCAAAGTATtgatttaatgaatttattaatgaaGGAAACAATTGCTTCTAAAAATGAAGATAGTATACTCTGTCACAACATTTCAAATGAAGATGGAAACGATTCTGAAAATGAAGAATTTTCTGTATCTATGATGCAATTAAATGAAAA ttTATCTCAAAATgcagaaaatactaatatttcaaatcaaactcagataaatgatttattaattaagtcTAATTTTAATGTGGATAATTTCAGTTTACATTCATCCGATAATGATCA AACatttatggtaaaaaataataatgaagaaaCAAACAGTAGTCAAACAAGTGATATGTTTCGTAGTTCTAATAGTTCTATTGAAATATATGACAATAACACATTTAATTATGTATCTTTCACTGATGTTGATGATAATACTAGTATTTCAAGAACATTGTGGACATTAAGTTTTAAACCTCCTTCATATAATGATTCTCTAAATTTCattgatacatttaaaaacactcgatacaataaacaatttcaatttcaaaataataatgtcatcGAAAATATTAGAAAggatttattatcattaagttTTCCCATTATTAACGATATACGTTTTTTTGCTTCTGAGAGTAGTATAATTTTAGAACCATTAAAGCAACCACCATCATATTTATTGGCTTTGAAATGGTTAGACACgcgttattcaaaatataaacgtaaaaaaaaaaatacagacagTAATATATGTAAGGGTCTTATAACTCCAGATTCACTTTCAAAATCGatactattgaaaaaaatcaatcgTGTAACACCAAACTCTAGTCAAAACAAATTCTATACCTCTTCACCATACACACCAATGCAAGTAGTGAATAAATGCTTgaaatcaaaaagaaaacttAGCACTCTTTTTCTGGATTCATTAAAC GCAGATGCAAGTAATGATTCAAGAACAgaatttttcaattcaattagaACTACCAACAGTTCAGATAGCAATATTTTAGATGGAATACATATTGGTCAAAGTTCCCACAACTTTTGTATTGATACAgatattacaaaaaat agcgaCAATCTTACTATTATAACAATGGAATTACATACACAAACTAGAATTAATATGAATCCAGATCCAGAATATGATTGTATACAAggcattttttatactattttcaaTATGTCTGAAAATTCTTCAAGAACAG GTTCTATTTTGgtgaatcaaataaataacaactataatggtttttcaaattttaaaccaaAGATAATTGTTTGTAATGATGAAATTGAGTTagtgaatacattttttcagttGGTAAATAATTGGGATCCTGAAGTTATTTGTGGCTATGAA ATTGAAATGCATTCATGGGGTTATTTGAGAGAAAGATGTCGTCACTTAGGACGTAATATGAATAAAGAACTATCTAGACTTACTACAGAAAATGAACAAAGCTCCGAGTATAATGAAGAAATTACAAATTCTGAATTGAAAATTAAAGGACGAATCGTTCTTGATGTTTGGAGATTACTGAGACATGAA ttgGCAGTTCAaagttatacatttgaaaatatggtataCCTTATACTACATCAAAGAGTACCCAATTATTCTTATCACACACTCTCGTTTTGGTGGGATCATAATACTCTTTTATACAG aTGGTTGACTATGGATTATTATCTGTTCAAAGTTGAGagcacaataaatattttgcaaCAACTAGATATAATTGGTCGAACAAGTGAACTTGCAAAATTATTTGGCATACAATTTTATGAAGTACTGTCGAGAGGTTCACAA tTTAGAGTAGAATCAATGATGTTACGTTTAGCCAAAAATAAGAACTATGTTGCTGTTTCACCAAGTATAAAACAAAGAGCTGAAATGAATGCAGCTCAAAGTGTACCATTAATAATGGAACCAGAATCAAA ATTTTATACAGATCCGGTCATAGTATTAGATTTTCAAAGCTTATACCCTtctattattatagcttataactaCTGTTTTTCAACATGCTTAGGAAATATTGATCTTCTTGGaaa AACAGAAGTATTTAAATTTGGCTGTACTAAGTTAAATGTACCTTTTCAAACCTTACTCAAATTAACTGATGATATAACAATTTCTCCTTCTGGAGTTGCATttgttaagaaaaatatatgtaaaggCATTCTACCATCCATGTTACAAGAAATATTAGACACCAGAATAATG gtaaaaaatttgatgaaagtacaaaaaaataataaacatctaTATAAGATATTAAACGCCCAACAACTTGGCTTAAAATTAATTGCCAATGTTACATATGGATATACTTCGGCAAATTTTTCTGGAAGAATGCCATGTATTGAg GTTGGTGATAGTGTCGTAAGCAAAGGACGTGAAACTTTAGAAAGAGCTATAGCTTTAATtcaatcaacaaaaaaatggaaTGCTAAAGTTATCTATGGTGACACTGATTCTATATTTGTGTTATTACAAGGTCGGTCTAAAGAAGAGGCATTTAAAATTGGTAATGAAATGGCTGACATTGTCACTAAAGATAATCCTATACCCATAaagttgaaatttgaaaaagtatACCTTCCCTGTATTTTGCAA ACAAAAAAAAGGTATTGTGGatatatgtatgaaaatattgaacaaaaaaaacctAAGTATGAAGCTAAAGGCATCGAAACTGTACGCCGTGATGGTTGTCCTGCAGTGtcaaag attttagaaaaaagtctatgtattttatttgaaacaaaagATATTGCAGcagtaaaatgttatattgataaacagttcaaaaaaattttcaaaggCAATGTAAATATCCAAGATTTTCTCTTTGCTAAAGAATATAGAGGGCGCAATAATTATAGGCCAGGTGCATGCGTACCTGCTTTGGAATTGGCTAA ACAATGGACAACAGTAGATAGACGTGCTGAACCACGAGTAAAAGAACGTGTTCCATACCTTATTGTAGCCGGACCAAAAGGTTTACCATTAATAAAACTTGTGCGGTcaccaaaacattttatttcagaCAAATCTGCTCGAATAAATGCAGAATACTATATCACAAGAGCAATAATACCGCCACTTCAAAGATGTTTTTCTTTGCTCAATGTTGATATAAACAAAtg gTATTCAGAATTACCCCGTAAATATAACTTTCATTTTCCGGATATTACTACAACAACAAATCGTAAACAAACATtatctcaatattttttttcacaaaattgtattttatgtagtaAATTATCACAGCATGGTTTCTGTGAACAATGTCAACAAAATCCTCAGTATTTAATTGTACAGCttaatcatttattatcaaaatgGACTAAAAAACAAGATGATTTAGAAAtg ATCTGTCGATCATGCTGTGGAAGGAACTTTGAACTGAAGTGCAACTCTTTAAACTGTCAGATATATTATAGTGCTCAGCAAGCAGCAAAAGATATGCAACAGTATTCTTATATTAACAACATTAGGCAAAATTTGagtttatag